The following proteins come from a genomic window of Falco cherrug isolate bFalChe1 chromosome Z, bFalChe1.pri, whole genome shotgun sequence:
- the LMAN1 gene encoding protein ERGIC-53 isoform X3 produces MRRTAPVLLQASRRTEPAQQVPAEGGGRADGDRRPSPRPRHSGDDAIPSTDQIRVTTSLKSQRGSAWTKNKSIFEYWEVKVTFRVTGRGRIGADGLAIWFTEEQGLEGPVFGAADKWNGVGIFFDSFDNDGKKNNPAVIVVGNNGKRLYDHQNDGSTQALASCQRDFRNKPYPVRVKTTYYQKTLTVLINNGFTPDKEDYEFCAEVQDIVLPSQGYFGISAATGGLADDHDVLSFLTFQLTEPGKAVSTPDAEIPQKDKEKYQEEFEHFQQELDKKKEEFQKEHPDVQGQPADDLFETVSDRELRQIFEGQNRIHLEIKQLNRQLDMILDEQRRYVSAVTDEIAKRGAGFPGQQGQVSQQEIETVVKTQEEVIRQVNEMRNSMADTLKLISGAQHPGSAAGVYETAQHFNDIKEHLHVVKRDIEHLVQRNMPSSEKLRCPDLPPFPSCLSTVHFLIFVAVQTVLFIGYIMYSHLSLELSYCFVTHWIKGKLPIAQLKFCPVCFGSDSNKFGL; encoded by the exons ATGCGAAGAACAGCACcggtgctgctgcaggcttcCCGACGGACAGAGCCCGCGCAGCAGGTCCCTGCCGAGGGAGGCGGCCGCGCCGATGGGGACCGCAGGccatccccccgcccccggcacTCTGGAGACG aTGCTATACCAAGTACAGATCAGATTCGTGTAACGACATCTTTGAAAAGCCAAAGAGGGTCAGCGTGGACAAAAAACAAGTCAATATTTGAATATTGGGAAGTCAAAGTGACCTTTCGAGTTACAGGAAGAGGCCGCATTGGAGCTGATGGATTG GCAATCTGGTTTACAGAAGAGCAAGGCTTGGAAGGTCCTGTTTTTGGGGCAGCTGATAAATGGAATGGTGTTGGAATTTTCTTTGATTCCTTTGACAATGATGGAAAG aaaaacaatcCTGCAGTGATCGTGGTAGGCAACAATGGAAAACGTCTGTATGACCATCAGAA TGATGGTTCCACGCAAGCATTGGCATCCTGTCAGAGGGACTTTCGTAACAAGCCCTATCCTGTTCGAGTAAAGACAACATACTACCAAAAAACGTTAACT GTATTAATTAACAACGGGTTTACTCCGGATAAAGAAGACTATGAATTTTGTGCAGAAGTGCAAGATATAGTATTGCCGTCACAAGGATATTTTGGAATATCTGCAGCAACAGGGGGCCTTGCAG ATGATCATGATGTCCTGTCTTTTCTGACCTTCCAGTTGACTGAGCCCGGGAAGGCAGTA TCAACACCAGATGCAGAAATTCCTCAAAAAGATAAAGAGAAGTATCAAGAAGAGTTTGAACACTTTCAACAAGAACtggataaaaagaaagaagagtttCAAAAGGAACATCCTGATGTGCAAGGGCAGCCAG CAGATGATCTTTTTGAAACTGTAAGTGATCGTGAGCTGAGACAAATCTTTGAGGGGCAGAATCGAATTCATCTTGAAATCAAACAGCTTAATAGGCAATTGGACATGATTCTGGATGAGCAGAGGAGATACGTCTCTGCAGTCACAGATGAGATTGCTAAAAGAGGAGCTGGTTTTCCAGGTCAACAAGGACAG GTTTCGCAGCAAGAGATTGAGACAGTTGTGAAAACTCAAGAAGAGGTCATTAGACAAGTAAATGAAATGAG aaattccaTGGCTGATACTCTGAAGTTGATCAGTGGAGCTCAACATCCTGGCTCAGCTGCAGGAGTCTATGAAACAGCTCAGCACTTCAATGACATCAAAGAACACCTCCATGTAGTGAAGAGGGACATTGAGCATTTAGTACAACGAAATATG CCATCTAGTGAGAAATTGAGGTGTCCAGACTTGCCACCTTTTCCATCGTGCTTATCTACAGTGCACTTCCTCATATTTGTAGCAGTGCAAACAGTGTTATTCATTGGTTATATCATGTATAG
- the LMAN1 gene encoding protein ERGIC-53 isoform X4 produces the protein MAVCAQRGGLAATLLAATLLALGLAAERPAAPVPHRRFEYKYSFKGPHLVQADGTVPFWVHMGNAIPSTDQIRVTTSLKSQRGSAWTKNKSIFEYWEVKVTFRVTGRGRIGADGLAIWFTEEQGLEGPVFGAADKWNGVGIFFDSFDNDGKKNNPAVIVVGNNGKRLYDHQNDGSTQALASCQRDFRNKPYPVRVKTTYYQKTLTVLINNGFTPDKEDYEFCAEVQDIVLPSQGYFGISAATGGLADDHDVLSFLTFQLTEPGKAVSTPDAEIPQKDKEKYQEEFEHFQQELDKKKEEFQKEHPDVQGQPADDLFETVSDRELRQIFEGQNRIHLEIKQLNRQLDMILDEQRRYVSAVTDEIAKRGAGFPGQQGQVSQQEIETVVKTQEEVIRQVNEMRNSMADTLKLISGAQHPGSAAGVYETAQHFNDIKEHLHVVKRDIEHLVQRNMPSSEKLRCPDLPPFPSCLSTVHFLIFVAVQTVLFIGYIMYRSQQEAAAKKFF, from the exons ATGGCGGTGTGCGCGCAGCGGGGTGGCCTGGCTGCGACCCTCCTCGCCGCTACGCTGCTTGCCCTCGGGCTGGCAGCGGAGCGCCCGGCGGCCCCTGTGCCACACCGCCGCTTCGAGTACAAGTACAGCTTCAAGGGGCCGCACCTAGTGCAGGCGGACGGGACGGTGCCGTTCTGGGTGCATATGGGCA aTGCTATACCAAGTACAGATCAGATTCGTGTAACGACATCTTTGAAAAGCCAAAGAGGGTCAGCGTGGACAAAAAACAAGTCAATATTTGAATATTGGGAAGTCAAAGTGACCTTTCGAGTTACAGGAAGAGGCCGCATTGGAGCTGATGGATTG GCAATCTGGTTTACAGAAGAGCAAGGCTTGGAAGGTCCTGTTTTTGGGGCAGCTGATAAATGGAATGGTGTTGGAATTTTCTTTGATTCCTTTGACAATGATGGAAAG aaaaacaatcCTGCAGTGATCGTGGTAGGCAACAATGGAAAACGTCTGTATGACCATCAGAA TGATGGTTCCACGCAAGCATTGGCATCCTGTCAGAGGGACTTTCGTAACAAGCCCTATCCTGTTCGAGTAAAGACAACATACTACCAAAAAACGTTAACT GTATTAATTAACAACGGGTTTACTCCGGATAAAGAAGACTATGAATTTTGTGCAGAAGTGCAAGATATAGTATTGCCGTCACAAGGATATTTTGGAATATCTGCAGCAACAGGGGGCCTTGCAG ATGATCATGATGTCCTGTCTTTTCTGACCTTCCAGTTGACTGAGCCCGGGAAGGCAGTA TCAACACCAGATGCAGAAATTCCTCAAAAAGATAAAGAGAAGTATCAAGAAGAGTTTGAACACTTTCAACAAGAACtggataaaaagaaagaagagtttCAAAAGGAACATCCTGATGTGCAAGGGCAGCCAG CAGATGATCTTTTTGAAACTGTAAGTGATCGTGAGCTGAGACAAATCTTTGAGGGGCAGAATCGAATTCATCTTGAAATCAAACAGCTTAATAGGCAATTGGACATGATTCTGGATGAGCAGAGGAGATACGTCTCTGCAGTCACAGATGAGATTGCTAAAAGAGGAGCTGGTTTTCCAGGTCAACAAGGACAG GTTTCGCAGCAAGAGATTGAGACAGTTGTGAAAACTCAAGAAGAGGTCATTAGACAAGTAAATGAAATGAG aaattccaTGGCTGATACTCTGAAGTTGATCAGTGGAGCTCAACATCCTGGCTCAGCTGCAGGAGTCTATGAAACAGCTCAGCACTTCAATGACATCAAAGAACACCTCCATGTAGTGAAGAGGGACATTGAGCATTTAGTACAACGAAATATG CCATCTAGTGAGAAATTGAGGTGTCCAGACTTGCCACCTTTTCCATCGTGCTTATCTACAGTGCACTTCCTCATATTTGTAGCAGTGCAAACAGTGTTATTCATTGGTTATATCATGTATAG
- the LMAN1 gene encoding protein ERGIC-53 isoform X5 — protein MAVCAQRGGLAATLLAATLLALGLAAERPAAPVPHRRFEYKYSFKGPHLVQADGTVPFWVHMGNAIPSTDQIRVTTSLKSQRGSAWTKNKSIFEYWEVKVTFRVTGRGRIGADGLAIWFTEEQGLEGPVFGAADKWNGVGIFFDSFDNDGKKNNPAVIVVGNNGKRLYDHQNDGSTQALASCQRDFRNKPYPVRVKTTYYQKTLTVLINNGFTPDKEDYEFCAEVQDIVLPSQGYFGISAATGGLADDHDVLSFLTFQLTEPGKAVSTPDAEIPQKDKEKYQEEFEHFQQELDKKKEEFQKEHPDVQGQPDDLFETVSDRELRQIFEGQNRIHLEIKQLNRQLDMILDEQRRYVSAVTDEIAKRGAGFPGQQGQVSQQEIETVVKTQEEVIRQVNEMRNSMADTLKLISGAQHPGSAAGVYETAQHFNDIKEHLHVVKRDIEHLVQRNMPSSEKLRCPDLPPFPSCLSTVHFLIFVAVQTVLFIGYIMYRSQQEAAAKKFF, from the exons ATGGCGGTGTGCGCGCAGCGGGGTGGCCTGGCTGCGACCCTCCTCGCCGCTACGCTGCTTGCCCTCGGGCTGGCAGCGGAGCGCCCGGCGGCCCCTGTGCCACACCGCCGCTTCGAGTACAAGTACAGCTTCAAGGGGCCGCACCTAGTGCAGGCGGACGGGACGGTGCCGTTCTGGGTGCATATGGGCA aTGCTATACCAAGTACAGATCAGATTCGTGTAACGACATCTTTGAAAAGCCAAAGAGGGTCAGCGTGGACAAAAAACAAGTCAATATTTGAATATTGGGAAGTCAAAGTGACCTTTCGAGTTACAGGAAGAGGCCGCATTGGAGCTGATGGATTG GCAATCTGGTTTACAGAAGAGCAAGGCTTGGAAGGTCCTGTTTTTGGGGCAGCTGATAAATGGAATGGTGTTGGAATTTTCTTTGATTCCTTTGACAATGATGGAAAG aaaaacaatcCTGCAGTGATCGTGGTAGGCAACAATGGAAAACGTCTGTATGACCATCAGAA TGATGGTTCCACGCAAGCATTGGCATCCTGTCAGAGGGACTTTCGTAACAAGCCCTATCCTGTTCGAGTAAAGACAACATACTACCAAAAAACGTTAACT GTATTAATTAACAACGGGTTTACTCCGGATAAAGAAGACTATGAATTTTGTGCAGAAGTGCAAGATATAGTATTGCCGTCACAAGGATATTTTGGAATATCTGCAGCAACAGGGGGCCTTGCAG ATGATCATGATGTCCTGTCTTTTCTGACCTTCCAGTTGACTGAGCCCGGGAAGGCAGTA TCAACACCAGATGCAGAAATTCCTCAAAAAGATAAAGAGAAGTATCAAGAAGAGTTTGAACACTTTCAACAAGAACtggataaaaagaaagaagagtttCAAAAGGAACATCCTGATGTGCAAGGGCAGCCAG ATGATCTTTTTGAAACTGTAAGTGATCGTGAGCTGAGACAAATCTTTGAGGGGCAGAATCGAATTCATCTTGAAATCAAACAGCTTAATAGGCAATTGGACATGATTCTGGATGAGCAGAGGAGATACGTCTCTGCAGTCACAGATGAGATTGCTAAAAGAGGAGCTGGTTTTCCAGGTCAACAAGGACAG GTTTCGCAGCAAGAGATTGAGACAGTTGTGAAAACTCAAGAAGAGGTCATTAGACAAGTAAATGAAATGAG aaattccaTGGCTGATACTCTGAAGTTGATCAGTGGAGCTCAACATCCTGGCTCAGCTGCAGGAGTCTATGAAACAGCTCAGCACTTCAATGACATCAAAGAACACCTCCATGTAGTGAAGAGGGACATTGAGCATTTAGTACAACGAAATATG CCATCTAGTGAGAAATTGAGGTGTCCAGACTTGCCACCTTTTCCATCGTGCTTATCTACAGTGCACTTCCTCATATTTGTAGCAGTGCAAACAGTGTTATTCATTGGTTATATCATGTATAG
- the LMAN1 gene encoding protein ERGIC-53 isoform X2 — protein MAVCAQRGGLAATLLAATLLALGLAAERPAAPVPHRRFEYKYSFKGPHLVQADGTVPFWVHMGNAIPSTDQIRVTTSLKSQRGSAWTKNKSIFEYWEVKVTFRVTGRGRIGADGLAIWFTEEQGLEGPVFGAADKWNGVGIFFDSFDNDGKKNNPAVIVVGNNGKRLYDHQNDGSTQALASCQRDFRNKPYPVRVKTTYYQKTLTVLINNGFTPDKEDYEFCAEVQDIVLPSQGYFGISAATGGLADDHDVLSFLTFQLTEPGKAVSTPDAEIPQKDKEKYQEEFEHFQQELDKKKEEFQKEHPDVQGQPDDLFETVSDRELRQIFEGQNRIHLEIKQLNRQLDMILDEQRRYVSAVTDEIAKRGAGFPGQQGQVSQQEIETVVKTQEEVIRQVNEMRNSMADTLKLISGAQHPGSAAGVYETAQHFNDIKEHLHVVKRDIEHLVQRNMPSSEKLRCPDLPPFPSCLSTVHFLIFVAVQTVLFIGYIMYSHLSLELSYCFVTHWIKGKLPIAQLKFCPVCFGSDSNKFGL, from the exons ATGGCGGTGTGCGCGCAGCGGGGTGGCCTGGCTGCGACCCTCCTCGCCGCTACGCTGCTTGCCCTCGGGCTGGCAGCGGAGCGCCCGGCGGCCCCTGTGCCACACCGCCGCTTCGAGTACAAGTACAGCTTCAAGGGGCCGCACCTAGTGCAGGCGGACGGGACGGTGCCGTTCTGGGTGCATATGGGCA aTGCTATACCAAGTACAGATCAGATTCGTGTAACGACATCTTTGAAAAGCCAAAGAGGGTCAGCGTGGACAAAAAACAAGTCAATATTTGAATATTGGGAAGTCAAAGTGACCTTTCGAGTTACAGGAAGAGGCCGCATTGGAGCTGATGGATTG GCAATCTGGTTTACAGAAGAGCAAGGCTTGGAAGGTCCTGTTTTTGGGGCAGCTGATAAATGGAATGGTGTTGGAATTTTCTTTGATTCCTTTGACAATGATGGAAAG aaaaacaatcCTGCAGTGATCGTGGTAGGCAACAATGGAAAACGTCTGTATGACCATCAGAA TGATGGTTCCACGCAAGCATTGGCATCCTGTCAGAGGGACTTTCGTAACAAGCCCTATCCTGTTCGAGTAAAGACAACATACTACCAAAAAACGTTAACT GTATTAATTAACAACGGGTTTACTCCGGATAAAGAAGACTATGAATTTTGTGCAGAAGTGCAAGATATAGTATTGCCGTCACAAGGATATTTTGGAATATCTGCAGCAACAGGGGGCCTTGCAG ATGATCATGATGTCCTGTCTTTTCTGACCTTCCAGTTGACTGAGCCCGGGAAGGCAGTA TCAACACCAGATGCAGAAATTCCTCAAAAAGATAAAGAGAAGTATCAAGAAGAGTTTGAACACTTTCAACAAGAACtggataaaaagaaagaagagtttCAAAAGGAACATCCTGATGTGCAAGGGCAGCCAG ATGATCTTTTTGAAACTGTAAGTGATCGTGAGCTGAGACAAATCTTTGAGGGGCAGAATCGAATTCATCTTGAAATCAAACAGCTTAATAGGCAATTGGACATGATTCTGGATGAGCAGAGGAGATACGTCTCTGCAGTCACAGATGAGATTGCTAAAAGAGGAGCTGGTTTTCCAGGTCAACAAGGACAG GTTTCGCAGCAAGAGATTGAGACAGTTGTGAAAACTCAAGAAGAGGTCATTAGACAAGTAAATGAAATGAG aaattccaTGGCTGATACTCTGAAGTTGATCAGTGGAGCTCAACATCCTGGCTCAGCTGCAGGAGTCTATGAAACAGCTCAGCACTTCAATGACATCAAAGAACACCTCCATGTAGTGAAGAGGGACATTGAGCATTTAGTACAACGAAATATG CCATCTAGTGAGAAATTGAGGTGTCCAGACTTGCCACCTTTTCCATCGTGCTTATCTACAGTGCACTTCCTCATATTTGTAGCAGTGCAAACAGTGTTATTCATTGGTTATATCATGTATAG
- the LMAN1 gene encoding protein ERGIC-53 isoform X1 — MAVCAQRGGLAATLLAATLLALGLAAERPAAPVPHRRFEYKYSFKGPHLVQADGTVPFWVHMGNAIPSTDQIRVTTSLKSQRGSAWTKNKSIFEYWEVKVTFRVTGRGRIGADGLAIWFTEEQGLEGPVFGAADKWNGVGIFFDSFDNDGKKNNPAVIVVGNNGKRLYDHQNDGSTQALASCQRDFRNKPYPVRVKTTYYQKTLTVLINNGFTPDKEDYEFCAEVQDIVLPSQGYFGISAATGGLADDHDVLSFLTFQLTEPGKAVSTPDAEIPQKDKEKYQEEFEHFQQELDKKKEEFQKEHPDVQGQPADDLFETVSDRELRQIFEGQNRIHLEIKQLNRQLDMILDEQRRYVSAVTDEIAKRGAGFPGQQGQVSQQEIETVVKTQEEVIRQVNEMRNSMADTLKLISGAQHPGSAAGVYETAQHFNDIKEHLHVVKRDIEHLVQRNMPSSEKLRCPDLPPFPSCLSTVHFLIFVAVQTVLFIGYIMYSHLSLELSYCFVTHWIKGKLPIAQLKFCPVCFGSDSNKFGL, encoded by the exons ATGGCGGTGTGCGCGCAGCGGGGTGGCCTGGCTGCGACCCTCCTCGCCGCTACGCTGCTTGCCCTCGGGCTGGCAGCGGAGCGCCCGGCGGCCCCTGTGCCACACCGCCGCTTCGAGTACAAGTACAGCTTCAAGGGGCCGCACCTAGTGCAGGCGGACGGGACGGTGCCGTTCTGGGTGCATATGGGCA aTGCTATACCAAGTACAGATCAGATTCGTGTAACGACATCTTTGAAAAGCCAAAGAGGGTCAGCGTGGACAAAAAACAAGTCAATATTTGAATATTGGGAAGTCAAAGTGACCTTTCGAGTTACAGGAAGAGGCCGCATTGGAGCTGATGGATTG GCAATCTGGTTTACAGAAGAGCAAGGCTTGGAAGGTCCTGTTTTTGGGGCAGCTGATAAATGGAATGGTGTTGGAATTTTCTTTGATTCCTTTGACAATGATGGAAAG aaaaacaatcCTGCAGTGATCGTGGTAGGCAACAATGGAAAACGTCTGTATGACCATCAGAA TGATGGTTCCACGCAAGCATTGGCATCCTGTCAGAGGGACTTTCGTAACAAGCCCTATCCTGTTCGAGTAAAGACAACATACTACCAAAAAACGTTAACT GTATTAATTAACAACGGGTTTACTCCGGATAAAGAAGACTATGAATTTTGTGCAGAAGTGCAAGATATAGTATTGCCGTCACAAGGATATTTTGGAATATCTGCAGCAACAGGGGGCCTTGCAG ATGATCATGATGTCCTGTCTTTTCTGACCTTCCAGTTGACTGAGCCCGGGAAGGCAGTA TCAACACCAGATGCAGAAATTCCTCAAAAAGATAAAGAGAAGTATCAAGAAGAGTTTGAACACTTTCAACAAGAACtggataaaaagaaagaagagtttCAAAAGGAACATCCTGATGTGCAAGGGCAGCCAG CAGATGATCTTTTTGAAACTGTAAGTGATCGTGAGCTGAGACAAATCTTTGAGGGGCAGAATCGAATTCATCTTGAAATCAAACAGCTTAATAGGCAATTGGACATGATTCTGGATGAGCAGAGGAGATACGTCTCTGCAGTCACAGATGAGATTGCTAAAAGAGGAGCTGGTTTTCCAGGTCAACAAGGACAG GTTTCGCAGCAAGAGATTGAGACAGTTGTGAAAACTCAAGAAGAGGTCATTAGACAAGTAAATGAAATGAG aaattccaTGGCTGATACTCTGAAGTTGATCAGTGGAGCTCAACATCCTGGCTCAGCTGCAGGAGTCTATGAAACAGCTCAGCACTTCAATGACATCAAAGAACACCTCCATGTAGTGAAGAGGGACATTGAGCATTTAGTACAACGAAATATG CCATCTAGTGAGAAATTGAGGTGTCCAGACTTGCCACCTTTTCCATCGTGCTTATCTACAGTGCACTTCCTCATATTTGTAGCAGTGCAAACAGTGTTATTCATTGGTTATATCATGTATAG